The Enteractinococcus fodinae genome has a segment encoding these proteins:
- the gvpJ gene encoding gas vesicle protein GvpJ produces MTQTPTRRSQGSYVDRPSSSSLADVVEMILDKGLVIDIYVRVSLVGIEILTIDARIVIASVDTYLRFAEATNRLDLTQQGGKDLTEMLEGVTESGSKGKVGGAVEGIKDALTSDDDDDDEERQKKAAPKRQKQSSE; encoded by the coding sequence ATGACACAAACGCCGACACGACGTTCTCAGGGAAGTTATGTTGATCGTCCATCGTCGAGCTCGCTTGCGGATGTTGTCGAGATGATTCTTGATAAAGGATTAGTCATCGACATCTACGTGCGCGTCTCGTTGGTTGGGATCGAAATTCTGACAATTGACGCCAGAATTGTCATCGCGAGCGTTGACACTTACCTGCGGTTTGCGGAAGCCACAAACCGTCTGGACCTGACGCAACAGGGCGGTAAAGACCTTACCGAAATGTTGGAGGGTGTCACCGAGAGCGGTTCTAAAGGCAAAGTCGGAGGAGCGGTTGAAGGCATTAAAGATGCACTGACCTCTGACGACGATGACGATGACGAAGAACGGCAGAAGAAAGCCGCTCCCAAGCGTCAAAAACAATCCTCTGAATAA
- a CDS encoding SRPBCC family protein, which yields MAEKSDQSQEQTQSGWGNILDSLPLDELKSNVSEFASAWGENALKGVGDKVHDFVDRMSSGQGPMGQAAAKGAEKLAEGESPLKAGLSGAATGAKEQVKEAFGGGSKGSGGGKKQKVTNIVETVDVGVPVSVAYNQWTQFQDWTDFMKKVENVDQKSEEKLSFKGQVFWSHRTWESTIIQQVPDEQIVWRSTGQKGYFDGAVTFHELTPNLTRIVAVVEYYPQGFMEKTGNIWRAVGRRVQVEFKRYVRQVMTKTILDPDSVEGWRGEIRDSEVVRTHEEVVEEEQAQQEEAENGTDEETQDESVGTDQESAEEAAGEEEPVDETSAEEEPADEEPAEEEPLDEDEEPAEEEPAEEDQPVEEDSEAAAAEDEPAEDEEPAEDEEPVEDEEALEEEPGEEEPVEDEEPAAEEEPLDEDEEPAEEDEPVEEDSEAAAAEDEPAEEEEPAEDEEPVEDEEALEEETGEEEPVEDEEPAAEEEPLVEDEEPAEEEPAEEDEPVEEDSEAAAAGEEPAEDEEALEEEAGEEEPVEDEEPVAEEEPAEEEEAEGSAEDDGEETSDTRSSTRSRSTRSSSKKSTSGGTRNSSAGGRSKNTGGRSRSSRSSKSKSSSGGSKNTKSSNSKRSSTTRKSPKSS from the coding sequence ATGGCTGAGAAATCTGATCAGAGCCAAGAGCAAACGCAAAGCGGTTGGGGCAACATCTTAGACTCGCTTCCTCTTGATGAACTCAAATCAAACGTCTCCGAATTTGCCAGCGCCTGGGGAGAAAATGCACTCAAAGGCGTAGGGGATAAAGTCCACGACTTCGTTGATCGCATGAGCTCCGGGCAAGGCCCAATGGGTCAGGCCGCCGCAAAAGGTGCCGAAAAACTGGCCGAAGGGGAATCACCACTCAAGGCCGGCCTCTCTGGAGCAGCTACCGGCGCCAAAGAGCAAGTCAAAGAAGCTTTCGGCGGCGGCTCCAAAGGCAGCGGTGGCGGAAAGAAACAGAAAGTCACGAACATTGTTGAAACTGTAGATGTTGGTGTCCCCGTTTCCGTGGCGTATAACCAGTGGACGCAGTTCCAAGACTGGACCGACTTTATGAAAAAAGTCGAAAACGTCGACCAAAAATCTGAAGAAAAACTTAGTTTCAAGGGCCAAGTATTCTGGTCCCACCGCACCTGGGAATCGACCATTATCCAGCAGGTGCCGGACGAGCAAATCGTTTGGCGCTCGACCGGTCAAAAAGGGTACTTTGACGGTGCGGTGACCTTCCATGAACTCACCCCGAATCTGACACGTATCGTCGCGGTGGTCGAGTACTACCCGCAAGGTTTCATGGAGAAAACCGGCAATATCTGGCGAGCCGTTGGACGTCGTGTCCAAGTCGAGTTCAAACGCTACGTCCGCCAGGTTATGACCAAAACCATTCTTGATCCCGACAGCGTCGAAGGCTGGCGCGGAGAAATCCGTGATTCTGAAGTCGTTCGGACACACGAAGAAGTGGTTGAAGAAGAGCAAGCTCAACAAGAAGAAGCCGAGAACGGTACCGACGAGGAAACCCAGGACGAGTCCGTAGGCACTGACCAGGAGTCCGCAGAGGAGGCAGCTGGCGAAGAAGAACCGGTTGACGAGACTTCTGCTGAGGAGGAACCCGCAGACGAAGAGCCTGCCGAGGAAGAACCCTTGGATGAGGACGAAGAACCTGCTGAGGAAGAGCCCGCTGAGGAAGACCAGCCTGTAGAAGAGGACTCAGAAGCCGCCGCAGCCGAAGATGAACCGGCCGAAGACGAGGAACCTGCAGAGGACGAGGAACCGGTAGAAGACGAGGAAGCCCTCGAGGAAGAACCGGGCGAAGAAGAGCCTGTTGAAGACGAGGAACCTGCGGCTGAGGAAGAACCCTTGGATGAGGACGAAGAGCCCGCTGAGGAAGACGAGCCTGTAGAAGAGGACTCCGAAGCCGCCGCAGCCGAAGATGAACCGGCCGAAGAAGAGGAACCTGCAGAGGACGAGGAACCGGTAGAAGACGAGGAAGCCCTCGAGGAGGAAACGGGCGAAGAAGAGCCTGTTGAAGACGAGGAACCTGCTGCTGAGGAAGAACCCTTGGTTGAGGATGAAGAACCTGCTGAAGAAGAGCCCGCTGAGGAAGACGAGCCTGTAGAAGAGGACTCCGAAGCAGCTGCCGCGGGGGAGGAACCCGCAGAGGACGAGGAAGCCCTCGAGGAAGAAGCGGGCGAAGAAGAGCCAGTTGAAGACGAGGAGCCAGTCGCTGAGGAAGAACCCGCCGAGGAAGAAGAGGCTGAAGGTTCTGCCGAAGACGACGGTGAGGAAACTTCCGATACGAGATCTTCGACGCGCTCGAGATCTACGCGGAGTTCATCCAAGAAATCGACTTCCGGTGGAACAAGAAACTCATCTGCCGGCGGTCGTTCGAAAAATACCGGCGGACGGTCCAGAAGCTCGAGATCGTCGAAGTCTAAGAGCTCGTCCGGTGGCTCCAAGAATACGAAGAGTTCAAATAGCAAACGATCCAGTACGACCCGGAAATCCCCCAAGAGTAGCTAA
- a CDS encoding gas vesicle protein GvpG produces the protein MGLFSGIFFGPIKGTIWVAEQLKEEAERQFYDPGAIRRQLEEVARAREDGRLSDEEATEQEKELVQRLLTARRREAE, from the coding sequence ATGGGGTTATTTTCTGGCATATTTTTTGGCCCCATCAAGGGCACTATTTGGGTGGCTGAACAACTTAAAGAAGAAGCCGAGCGCCAGTTCTATGACCCCGGAGCGATTCGTCGGCAACTCGAAGAGGTCGCCCGAGCACGTGAAGATGGCAGACTTTCTGATGAGGAAGCAACCGAGCAAGAAAAGGAACTCGTTCAGCGGCTGCTCACGGCACGCAGGCGCGAGGCGGAATAA
- a CDS encoding GvpL/GvpF family gas vesicle protein: protein MTTGLYVYALVPADSVATSELPAGIDGAQLRLVNSDGITAIVHESETEPYQGADSDVQRWILEHSQVVDEAWHAAGTVLPMTFNVIVAPDPETQQDAAQRLEQWLAASGATIRDHLERLREYVELRVDISLDEEAATASHEDLVQMRQEAETRPAGVQRLYRKRIEERTKQVADRMADELYPEYRQRLVALAEDMVENARLGKTPGNVTVLTASLLVHRDQIDAVGVELADIRDTQPGINIRYLGPWPPYSFSDLPEMSEQA from the coding sequence ATGACCACCGGGTTATACGTGTACGCCCTAGTGCCCGCGGACAGTGTCGCCACCTCAGAGCTGCCAGCTGGAATCGATGGCGCGCAGCTTCGGCTCGTCAATAGCGACGGGATCACCGCGATTGTGCACGAGTCTGAAACCGAGCCGTACCAGGGAGCTGACTCTGATGTGCAACGTTGGATCCTCGAACACAGTCAGGTCGTGGATGAGGCTTGGCACGCTGCCGGCACGGTGCTACCGATGACGTTCAACGTGATCGTCGCGCCGGACCCTGAGACCCAACAGGATGCTGCACAGCGACTCGAACAGTGGCTGGCTGCATCCGGTGCCACCATTCGCGACCACCTCGAACGCTTGCGCGAATACGTGGAGCTACGCGTCGACATCTCACTAGACGAAGAAGCCGCCACGGCCTCGCACGAAGATCTCGTGCAGATGCGCCAGGAGGCCGAGACGCGTCCGGCCGGCGTGCAACGGCTCTACCGAAAGCGGATAGAAGAGCGCACCAAACAGGTCGCAGATCGCATGGCGGACGAACTCTATCCCGAATACCGGCAACGACTAGTCGCCCTAGCAGAAGACATGGTCGAAAACGCACGCTTGGGTAAAACCCCGGGCAACGTCACCGTGCTGACCGCCTCGCTGTTGGTCCACAGAGACCAAATCGACGCGGTGGGCGTTGAGCTGGCCGACATTCGAGACACCCAACCGGGGATCAACATCCGATACCTCGGACCATGGCCGCCATACTCATTTTCTGACCTGCCAGAAATGAGCGAACAGGCGTAG
- a CDS encoding gas vesicle protein GvpO: protein MTEQRQDSSETKKTSQTTRTRRPSSSSEESAPKQRTQTKSSTRSSDTSKSGQTTTKRQSKPKISASKATVAALKQLQLLTTRTPESVVGLEAHEDGWRITVEVVESARIPNTADIMAEYEVDVDGSGDLTGYSRKSRYFRGRTQAD from the coding sequence ATGACGGAACAGCGGCAAGACAGCAGCGAGACGAAGAAGACGAGCCAAACGACTCGGACACGGCGCCCGAGCTCCTCCAGTGAGGAATCCGCGCCGAAACAACGCACTCAGACCAAGAGTTCAACGCGCTCCTCTGACACTTCGAAGAGCGGGCAGACAACGACAAAACGTCAATCGAAACCAAAAATTTCAGCAAGTAAGGCCACGGTGGCAGCACTAAAACAACTCCAGTTATTGACCACGCGTACGCCCGAATCAGTCGTGGGTCTGGAAGCTCATGAGGATGGCTGGCGGATTACGGTTGAAGTCGTGGAATCTGCCCGTATCCCGAATACCGCCGACATCATGGCCGAGTATGAGGTAGATGTCGATGGTAGCGGCGATCTTACCGGCTACTCCCGTAAGTCTCGTTACTTCCGAGGACGCACACAAGCTGATTAA
- a CDS encoding gas vesicle protein has translation MTVARGGSNRGMEPQRSREGTLIHVVETLLDKGLVLNADIMVSVAGVELLGIRIRAALASFETAARYGLEFPAGTNTETVAWRQAIETKETCPECGKSSPVDKLLNEFCPWCGWQSAQALQNNSQPAHSSAQAVETDEDQQAAATAEDEEEPARKQS, from the coding sequence ATGACGGTCGCACGTGGTGGATCCAATCGCGGAATGGAACCGCAACGAAGCCGTGAAGGCACCCTCATTCACGTGGTGGAGACGCTCCTGGACAAAGGCCTCGTGCTCAATGCAGACATCATGGTCTCCGTGGCAGGGGTTGAACTGCTGGGTATCCGTATTCGAGCTGCCTTGGCATCATTTGAAACTGCGGCCCGTTACGGCCTGGAATTTCCCGCCGGTACGAATACAGAAACCGTTGCCTGGCGACAAGCAATCGAAACCAAAGAAACATGTCCTGAATGTGGTAAATCCTCACCGGTCGATAAACTCCTCAACGAATTCTGCCCGTGGTGCGGCTGGCAGTCGGCACAGGCTCTCCAGAACAATTCGCAACCGGCTCACTCGAGCGCACAAGCCGTAGAAACGGATGAGGACCAGCAGGCAGCAGCAACGGCTGAGGACGAAGAAGAACCCGCACGGAAGCAATCATGA
- a CDS encoding ATP-dependent Clp protease ATP-binding subunit — translation MPAFFGPAGSDGGSFDDFIARFLQGQRPGRQASPVDINRLLSKRTHEIVTNAAKFAVERGQTEVDALHILRVMLEDDPAAAGVRQAGVEPKAIINAVDEQLPAPVEDQGASAATLNGSAQKVLLDAYQVARGMGSTYINPEHVFFAFVLNQDSPAGGLLAQAGVTPQSLQAGAQQAHAQQAAQQQAGGDSEESMLEKYGLDLTEEAKAGRLDPVIGRDQEIEQTIEVLARRTKNNPVLIGEAGVGKTAIVEGLAQAIIEEKVPAQLKGRRVISLDLPGMIAGTRYRGDFEERLTGAIEELAEDSNTIVFIDELHTVVGAGGSGESGGMDAGNILKPRLARGDLHMVGATTLKEYRTIEKDSALERRFQPITVGEPSVEDAVQILHGLADRYADHHQVTYTDDALRAAVELSDRYITDRFLPDKAIDLIDQAGARLSLQRGPVGDSATDIEALRSKLAELEAEKNSAVNAENYERAGELRDRVQEVSQQLAEAAARPASTSSVVDEAAIAEMVSRATGIPAARMTEAEKSRLARLEAELHERVIGQDDAVTAIARAVRRSRTGMADPSRPVGSFLFLGPTGVGKTELAKALAESLFDDEDAMVRFDMSEFGERHTVSRLVGAPPGYVGYDEAGQLTERVRRRPYSVILLDEIEKAHPDIFNLLLQVLDDGRLTDGQGRTVDFRNTVVIMTSNLGSEHMSSNAPLGFVSGDAESTQRDIKQKVMGRLREFMRPEFLNRIDDTLLFNPLTREQLRDIVGMQLQASEQRLAAQDISLEVDQAARDWIAEEGYEPAYGARPLRRVIQRKLDDQVADLLVAEAVGAGDTVQVTVEDDALVAKPIRAEKAIAA, via the coding sequence ATGCCTGCATTTTTCGGCCCCGCCGGTTCAGATGGCGGATCCTTCGACGATTTTATTGCTCGCTTCCTACAGGGCCAGCGCCCGGGACGACAGGCGAGCCCCGTCGACATCAACCGCTTGCTGAGCAAGCGGACCCACGAGATCGTAACCAATGCTGCCAAATTTGCGGTAGAACGCGGTCAAACTGAAGTCGACGCACTGCACATTCTGCGCGTCATGCTCGAAGATGACCCTGCGGCAGCCGGCGTCCGCCAGGCTGGCGTCGAACCAAAAGCCATTATCAACGCTGTGGATGAGCAGCTACCCGCCCCGGTGGAAGATCAAGGTGCCTCTGCTGCAACTTTGAATGGCTCTGCACAAAAAGTGCTCTTGGATGCATACCAAGTGGCTCGCGGCATGGGTTCGACCTATATCAACCCTGAGCACGTGTTCTTCGCATTCGTGTTGAACCAGGACTCCCCTGCCGGTGGTCTGCTGGCTCAAGCCGGTGTAACCCCGCAGTCGCTGCAGGCTGGGGCCCAGCAAGCCCACGCCCAGCAAGCAGCCCAGCAACAGGCTGGGGGCGACTCTGAGGAGTCCATGCTTGAAAAATACGGCCTGGATCTGACAGAAGAAGCCAAAGCCGGTCGCCTGGATCCAGTTATCGGGCGCGACCAGGAAATTGAACAAACCATTGAGGTCCTGGCTCGTCGAACCAAGAACAACCCGGTACTCATCGGTGAGGCCGGTGTCGGCAAGACCGCCATTGTGGAAGGTCTGGCTCAAGCGATCATCGAAGAAAAAGTCCCCGCACAGTTGAAGGGGCGCCGTGTCATCAGCCTGGATCTTCCCGGCATGATTGCTGGGACCCGGTACCGCGGTGACTTTGAAGAGCGCTTGACCGGCGCGATCGAGGAGCTGGCGGAAGACAGCAACACGATCGTCTTTATCGACGAGCTGCACACGGTCGTCGGCGCCGGTGGCTCTGGTGAATCCGGTGGTATGGATGCCGGAAATATCCTGAAACCACGGCTTGCACGCGGTGACCTGCACATGGTCGGAGCGACCACGCTCAAAGAGTACCGCACGATTGAAAAGGACTCGGCGCTTGAACGTCGCTTCCAACCGATCACCGTGGGTGAACCTTCGGTTGAGGACGCGGTGCAGATTCTTCATGGGCTTGCCGATCGGTACGCAGACCATCACCAGGTGACCTACACCGATGACGCGCTACGTGCCGCCGTTGAATTATCAGACCGGTACATTACGGATCGGTTCTTGCCCGATAAGGCCATTGATCTGATTGACCAGGCCGGAGCCCGCTTGTCATTGCAGCGTGGTCCGGTTGGCGATTCGGCAACTGACATTGAAGCGCTGCGCTCGAAGTTGGCTGAGTTGGAAGCGGAGAAGAACTCTGCCGTCAACGCAGAAAACTACGAACGCGCCGGGGAACTCCGCGATCGGGTGCAAGAGGTCAGCCAGCAGCTGGCCGAAGCCGCCGCTCGCCCGGCCTCGACCTCATCGGTAGTCGATGAGGCCGCAATCGCTGAAATGGTCTCTCGTGCCACCGGTATCCCGGCGGCACGCATGACCGAGGCGGAGAAATCTCGTCTGGCGCGGTTGGAAGCCGAACTCCACGAACGGGTCATAGGCCAAGACGATGCGGTCACTGCGATCGCCCGAGCCGTGCGTCGTTCCCGCACCGGGATGGCTGATCCATCCCGTCCGGTCGGCAGTTTCTTGTTCCTCGGCCCGACCGGTGTGGGGAAAACCGAACTGGCCAAGGCCCTGGCTGAGTCGCTGTTCGACGACGAAGACGCCATGGTGCGTTTCGATATGTCGGAATTCGGCGAACGCCACACGGTGTCTCGTCTGGTCGGTGCCCCTCCGGGCTATGTGGGTTACGATGAGGCCGGTCAACTGACCGAACGGGTGCGTCGTCGTCCGTACTCGGTCATCCTACTGGACGAAATCGAAAAGGCACATCCAGATATCTTCAACCTGCTATTGCAGGTATTAGATGATGGACGCTTGACCGATGGACAGGGTCGCACCGTGGACTTCCGCAACACCGTGGTCATTATGACTTCGAACCTGGGCTCGGAGCACATGTCTTCGAATGCCCCATTAGGGTTCGTCTCCGGTGATGCCGAAAGCACTCAGCGTGACATCAAGCAGAAAGTTATGGGCCGGTTGCGTGAATTCATGCGTCCGGAGTTCCTCAACCGCATTGACGACACGCTGTTGTTCAACCCGCTGACCCGTGAGCAGTTGCGCGACATCGTTGGTATGCAATTGCAAGCATCCGAACAGCGCTTGGCCGCCCAGGACATCAGCCTGGAAGTCGATCAAGCAGCTCGGGACTGGATTGCCGAAGAAGGTTACGAGCCAGCTTATGGTGCTCGCCCGCTGCGTCGCGTCATTCAGCGCAAGCTGGACGATCAGGTGGCGGATCTGTTGGTTGCCGAAGCCGTTGGAGCTGGCGATACCGTACAGGTCACCGTGGAAGACGACGCGCTGGTTGCCAAACCGATTCGAGCAGAGAAGGCTATTGCCGCCTAA
- the gvpJ gene encoding gas vesicle protein GvpJ, with protein sequence MSDLASRPPESRAPMEPVRNPDVTLADLITVLLDKGTYLNVDLIISVADIPLIGVNLRATIAGMETMLEYGMMRDWDEKTRAWVRKSVARHFPLAEGEEIVAKMAGGHYQEDFAKTWRPGGLYLTNQRLVVFRRDPKEVLWEIDLAHIYALRLHDQRTIGSETRTRLLVETADGTTTMLSAAAPQRMRELIAQSRPMVKLPGAPATPDAETKSSTHAWALETRASGETWRGGSLKVDDDRLTWQAPLDARPAVNLAWEELTGIELVERKAPSGHNAVLYLTGENTAAYLAIAQPEQWLQTFRSKMPQHVDTKEGSDA encoded by the coding sequence ATGAGTGACCTGGCATCTCGTCCCCCGGAGTCAAGGGCCCCCATGGAGCCGGTCCGGAACCCTGATGTAACGCTGGCTGATCTCATAACCGTCCTGCTCGATAAGGGTACCTACCTAAACGTTGATCTCATTATCTCCGTCGCCGACATTCCCCTCATCGGAGTCAATCTGCGCGCCACCATCGCCGGCATGGAAACCATGCTGGAATACGGCATGATGCGCGACTGGGACGAAAAAACGCGTGCTTGGGTCCGTAAATCGGTAGCACGCCACTTCCCCCTGGCCGAAGGCGAGGAAATAGTAGCCAAAATGGCGGGCGGCCACTATCAAGAGGACTTTGCCAAGACGTGGCGCCCAGGTGGGCTGTATCTGACCAACCAACGCTTGGTCGTGTTTCGACGCGACCCAAAAGAAGTGCTGTGGGAGATCGATTTGGCACATATTTATGCATTGCGACTTCACGACCAGCGCACCATCGGTTCAGAAACTCGCACCCGGCTACTCGTCGAGACAGCAGACGGGACGACAACGATGCTCTCTGCTGCTGCACCACAACGCATGCGCGAACTGATCGCACAATCCCGCCCGATGGTAAAACTGCCAGGGGCCCCAGCAACCCCAGATGCCGAGACGAAATCAAGTACTCATGCCTGGGCACTGGAAACCCGAGCCAGCGGAGAAACCTGGCGTGGCGGTTCACTAAAAGTAGACGATGATCGTCTCACATGGCAAGCACCGCTTGATGCGCGTCCCGCCGTGAACCTGGCGTGGGAAGAACTGACCGGTATCGAACTGGTCGAACGCAAAGCCCCCTCCGGTCACAACGCTGTCTTATACCTCACGGGTGAGAACACAGCCGCGTATCTTGCGATCGCACAGCCTGAACAATGGCTACAAACCTTCCGCTCCAAAATGCCCCAGCATGTCGACACGAAAGAGGGGTCCGATGCTTGA
- a CDS encoding gas vesicle protein K: protein MLEIDENSLKHGVLTLVVTLVEVIQEALETQAVRRLEGGDLTEEEQERLGDALMELDEAMDEIKAEHGITASVEDLHRGLDDVVDEVIDKLINPARWAEEAQGEGQAMP from the coding sequence ATGCTTGAAATCGATGAAAACAGTCTCAAACACGGGGTGCTTACTCTCGTCGTGACCCTGGTCGAGGTGATCCAAGAGGCGCTAGAAACCCAAGCAGTGCGTCGTCTTGAGGGCGGAGACCTCACGGAAGAAGAACAAGAACGCCTCGGAGACGCACTCATGGAACTCGATGAAGCTATGGACGAGATCAAAGCCGAACACGGGATTACCGCTTCAGTGGAAGACTTACACCGTGGGCTCGATGATGTGGTGGATGAAGTCATAGATAAATTAATCAACCCCGCACGGTGGGCTGAAGAAGCACAAGGAGAAGGGCAGGCGATGCCATAA
- a CDS encoding GvpL/GvpF family gas vesicle protein: protein MTVNEESDQLYVYGIIPASAELPAQLIGIEGSPVEVSRFDDLAVVVTPVDPDAEIGTPDNLLAHSTVLDGIAAEIPVLPMAFGTIVPTAEELHETVLVENEANYLEALERLDGTAQYTVRARYIRDAVLGDLIEEDPEVARLRERISGTTEDETRQERIELGELIVGAFDRLRVDHAQQIIDAVSPTVEDLVEQEAGQVEDVVELAVLVHRDTVTEFENALETVAGQLHRRIHFQLLGPQAPYDFVGEQ from the coding sequence ATGACCGTGAACGAGGAGTCAGACCAGCTGTACGTGTACGGCATCATTCCTGCTTCCGCAGAGCTTCCGGCGCAGCTTATTGGTATCGAAGGATCGCCTGTAGAAGTCAGCCGGTTCGATGATTTGGCAGTTGTGGTGACTCCGGTCGATCCGGATGCAGAGATAGGGACCCCGGATAACCTCTTGGCGCACAGTACGGTCTTAGATGGTATTGCAGCTGAGATCCCCGTCCTGCCAATGGCATTCGGAACGATCGTGCCGACTGCTGAGGAGCTTCACGAAACGGTCTTAGTCGAGAACGAAGCGAACTATTTGGAGGCTTTAGAGCGATTAGACGGGACCGCACAATATACTGTGCGGGCCCGTTATATCCGCGATGCGGTCTTAGGCGACTTGATCGAAGAGGATCCTGAGGTGGCACGATTGCGGGAACGAATTTCCGGAACGACCGAGGATGAGACCCGGCAAGAACGAATTGAGCTTGGCGAACTTATCGTAGGTGCTTTCGACCGTCTTCGGGTCGATCATGCACAGCAAATCATCGATGCAGTCTCACCCACGGTCGAAGATCTCGTAGAGCAAGAGGCTGGCCAAGTCGAAGACGTTGTTGAGCTAGCCGTATTGGTTCACCGAGATACTGTTACGGAATTTGAAAATGCTCTCGAGACTGTAGCCGGACAGCTGCATCGCAGAATACACTTTCAATTACTCGGTCCGCAGGCCCCCTACGACTTCGTAGGAGAGCAATAG
- a CDS encoding GntR family transcriptional regulator — protein sequence MTVLRLDPAAEVPPYEQLRRQLIQQIQSGQLPEETRLPAVRRLAADLGVAPGTVARAYKELETEGYLETRGRHGTIVAAQAQGEHGPKAQELTAHYVQRMQQLGLTPNEIIAAVHRALPHD from the coding sequence GTGACGGTTTTGCGCCTTGATCCGGCAGCTGAGGTGCCACCATATGAGCAACTGCGACGCCAACTTATCCAGCAGATCCAGTCTGGTCAGCTACCTGAAGAAACACGACTCCCTGCGGTGCGGCGGTTGGCGGCAGACCTAGGGGTTGCTCCCGGCACGGTGGCTCGAGCATATAAGGAATTAGAAACCGAAGGCTATCTCGAAACTCGGGGTCGCCACGGAACGATCGTCGCCGCTCAAGCCCAAGGGGAGCACGGGCCAAAAGCCCAAGAGCTGACTGCCCACTATGTCCAACGGATGCAGCAGCTAGGGCTAACACCTAACGAGATTATCGCAGCAGTGCACCGGGCTTTACCGCACGACTGA